A stretch of DNA from Mesomycoplasma lagogenitalium:
TTTTACCATCTAACATAATAGCATTAACTAATTTTGTAACTAATTTCGAGTTAAAAATTGGATCAGCTAAAACATCACGAATTGGCGCTTGTTTTCTTCTTGACATATATTCCTCCTATTTATTTTAATTTAATTATTTTTTAGGTTTTTTAGCTCCGTATTTTGATCTAGCTTGATTTCTTTTACTTACACCAGCTGTATCTTGTGTTCCTCTAACTATATGGTATCTAACCCCAGGTAAATCTTTAACTTTTCCTCCACGAATTAAAACAACTGAGTGTTCTTGTAAATTGTGTCCCTCACCTGGAATATAAGCTGTTACTTCCATTCCATTTGATAATTTTACCCTTGCATATTTTCTAAGAGCAGAGTTAGGTTTTTTAGGTGTCATAGTTGCAACCCTTGTACAAACACCACGTTTAAATGGTGAAGGTAATTTTGTTTCTTTTTTGTGTAAAGAGTTGTACCCAACGATAAGTGCAGGGGCTTTAGTTTTTCTAACTTTGTTAACACGCCCTTGGCTTACTAATTGCGCTATTGTAGGCATTTTAATTCCTTTCTATTTTTTAAATTTAATAATATTTTTACTAGCTTTAATTAATTATCTTTAACAAGACTTTAATAAATGCTTTTATAATTATATAACAACTTAGCCGAGAGTATCAAAAAAAGTTTTTTTTTTTTTTTTGATTTTATAAAAAAATAGATAGTTGCGATTTTTAACTATCTATTTTCATTTTTTCAAACTTTTAAATTGAATTAAAATTATTATTGATTCTCTTCATTATCAAAAATTGACATTCAACTTTCAACTTCATTTTCATGCTCTAATTTTAAAATATTCAATTTTCTTAATTTTAAAGATTTAGTCACAGCATAAACAATAAATTTTCTATCACTTTCTTGAGCAGTTAATTTTTCTATTTTTTGCTCCAGTTTATCTGGATTTTTTTTAATTATAAAAAAATTGCTAACTAGAACTTCTAATGAATCTTGATACATTTTATTTTCTTTTAAAGTTTTATATGCTTTATCAAAAATATAAAAATTATATGAAGTAAAAATAACTGCAACAAATATTGCTAAAATTGGTGCAATAAAAAATCAAATTCTATGATTATCTGCATTTTCAATTGTTAAAAAACAAATCATTGAAATTAAAGTAATTAGTGCAATTATTGCTGTTAAAACAATTAGTGTATTACGAACTAATATTCCAATATATTTAACAATTTTGAATTTATATATATTAATTTCTTTATTACTTTTTTTCATATTTTCCTATCATTTTAAATTGTTTTTTAGGACAATAAAGCTGTCCCTTTCTTCAGTTTCTATAAAAAAATGTCCTTCTTTTTCAAGAAAATCACGAATAAAAATTTTTAAAACTCCCGTTCCCTTACCGACAATAATTTCTAGTTCATCTAAATTTTCGTTATTAGAAAAAGAAAATAAGGCATTTGATAATTTAATAATTGCATCATCACTATTTTGTCCATGTAAATCAATTGTATATTTTCTATCTCAGTTATTGTTCACGTTGACACACTGGACAATAATATGTCCCTCTTCCATTAACTTTAATTTTTATAATTTTATTTTTGCATCTTGGACAAGGCTGATTTACTTTTGTGTGAACTTGTAAAAAGTTTTGAAAACTACCTTTTTTCTTATTTAATGAGGTATATGAATTGATGGAGCTACCACCCAATTCTGTTGAACGATCTAAAATATCAGTAGCAGTTTCTAATAACATTTTTGCTTGTTTTTTATTTATTTTATTTGCTAAAGTTTGCGGATGAATTTTGGTTGCAAAAAGAACTTCATCAACATAAATATTACCAAGACCAACTACAAATGTTTGATCTAAAAGTAATGTTTTTATTGCTTTTTTACTTTTTGAAAGTTTATCATAAAAGGTATTTAAATCAGTTTCTGCAGGTATTTTAGCTAATTTACTTAATGGTTCAATCGTTAAATAATTATTAACATTTCGCAAATGAAAAGTACCAAACATTCTTGTATCATTATAATGTAAATTGGTATTTCCATCTAGTTCAAAAATAACATAATCATGATAAAAGCGCGTTTTTGCTGGGTCGAAAAAATTATATTTTCCCTCCATTCTTAAATGGCTTAAAATAATTTTTCCATTTGTTAAATGAAAAACTAAAAATTTACCATAATTGGTTATTTCAATTATTGTTTCACCAACAATAGCTTTTTTAAATTCTTCGGGTTTTATTTCTTTAATAAAAGAATCTCTGAAAACGTGAACATCAGTGATTATTTTATTTTTTACATATTTATTTAGTTCTTGACGAACAACTCTCACTTCTGGTAATTCTGGCATATAATAATTTTACTAAATGATTAAATAAATAAGATTTTTTTATAATAAAAGTTTCAAAAACTTTTTTTGTTTTAATTTTTATTAAAAAATCTCTATTTTATTTTTACTTTTTTCAAGTTCAAATTTATCTAAATCAGTTTCAATGTCTTTTGTTTTATCTAGTCAAGTTCTTAAAATCGTCTTTCCTTCAATTCTTTTAATTGATAAAGTATCAAGAATTCCTGTTCCCGTTTCTATTTGATTATTGCTATCACTAGTTTTAAAATATCCGCCTCAAAAAATCCCAACAACTTGTTTAAATTGATTCATAACTAACGAACCAGACATTCCGTGCCCACTTTTAATATTGTTTAAATTTAAACTTGAATCAATTCCTTTATATTCTTTATTATTAATAATTTCACTTTTATTTTGTAGATCGTTAAACGATAAATAAGGCACTTGAGTTACTTCTACTCATTTATCTCCGCCCAAATAACCTCCAAAACTTAATTCCATGGGAAGAGGACTTAAATGTTTAGGATGTTGATAATTATTAGGAAAATCAATTTTATCACTGATAAAAAAATCTAATTTATTTTGATTATAATAATGCACTTGATCAGGGATGTTTTGAATTTTATATTCTTTACCTATTCAAGATCTATAAATTTTATCTTCAGGAAATGTTATTTTTATTAAAGCAAAGTCAGTAAAAGTATTATTTCCAGGAACATTTAACCCAACAGGAATTATTTCTAAATTGTTTCAAAATTCTTGCGATTCTTTTGTAATAAATCGCGAATTATTAATTTCTTTAGTAGCATAAGGAAACTCTATTTTTCGATCAAATCTTCTAAATACATCTAAATAGGATTTACCGTCTAATGTTTCAGGATTATTTAAAGAGGGTAAAATATCTAAATTTGATTTATAACTATAGGAAAAAGAGCTAACTTTTCCCTTGTTTTTAATCAATTCTGAAACAACATGAATATTTGTTGCTAAATAATATGTATTACTATCTTTAATGTGATCAAATACTCATGAAGTTCCACTAACAACTTTAGAAAAACCATTTTCATTAACGATATAATTAATTGCAATTGTTCGATTTTTAATATCTGCTAAAACATCTTTTGCACTTGAAATTTCTTTATCTTTAGGAAAATCAAGAGCAATGTTATAGTCATCTTTCGGCTCTTCATTTAGTGGCAATGATAAATAAAATTCTTTTCCATTTCAATTTTTAAAAGTAAATGATAATTTTTTATCTTGTGATTTAAAATTATAAACACCTAAATAATTAAAATTATTTAAATCATAATTAAAAGAATTTAAATTTTCTTTAAATTCTTGACTATTTGAGAAAAAGTTTTTAACTTTACTTCCGATTGTATTATAACTTAAAACTTTATCAGCACTATTAAGACTATTAACTGCTAAATCTTTATGAGTTTTGACATTAAATGAACTATTTATATATTCTTCATTAATTTTAAAATAATCAATAGCATTTTCACTTATTTTGTCATAACTTCATAATTTAAAATTAAAAACTTTTGCACTAGTTTTATCTTTTGTTGAAATTAAAATATCAATATTTCCATTTTGATCACTAATTGTTTCATTGACAATAGTAAAATCTAATTCATCTTTTTTTGATAATACATAATTTTCAATTTTATTTAAATTATTTTCAAAAAGTGAAGGAAATGCTTTTTCTAATTTTTCATCAAGTTTTAAATCTAAATCATTTAAAACATTAACTTTATTATTTTTAAAATTTATATTATCTAGCGTAACTATTTTTCCATAATAAAAATTTTCAGAAAATGAATGATTAAGTTTAACTAAAACTTGCATTTTTTTATTATCACTATCATAACTGTTATTTAAAACATCTACTTTTAACGAATAAAACTCTTTTTCCGCTAAAACAATTTTATTATTTAAATCTTTTTTAAAATTGGCGGGAATTTGAAAAAAGTCAAAAAAGTTTTCACTGTTTAGCTCTTTATAATCTAGGTTTGCTAATAAATTATTTTCCTTTGGTTCAAAATTTATATTTTTTAAAGCATTTTCGATTCTATCTTTAAATTGAATATTTTTAATTTTATTTGATTTAAAACCGGAAACAATAAATTCTTTTTCTTCTAAGACATTATTTGTTATTTTATCTTTGGAAACCATTAAAATTTTTAATGTTCCTTCTTCATCATTATCACTATTTTCAATTGGAATAATTTCAATGTTCCTTTTTTCTAAAATATCAGATATTTGAGAATTTGGTTTCATTACATATGATAAAAAACTTCTAAAAAATCCTTTATTTTCCTCATTTAAAATTTCACTTGGATATTTTTCAAATGAACCATTTTGATCATATGCTACTACACCAAGAAAATTATCAATGCTTGCTAAATCTTGATTATCATCATTTTGATTATCTAAAGTATTAGGTTCATTTCAAGATTTAGTAATATAATAAATTCCAACTCCAATTTCTGCTAAAACAGCAGTTCCCACTAGTGTTCCTAGAGAAATTCATAAAACTTTTTTCTTTTTCATACTTACTATTTTAGCAAAATTTTGTATAATTTGTATATGGCTCATTGGTGAAATGGTAGACACAGGAGATTCAAAACCTCCCGCAAGAGATTGCATATCGGTTCAAGTCCGATATGAGCCACCATATGTTTATAAACACCAATAAATAAATTTTTATTTTAAAACTGATTTGTTAGATTTTAGCGAATCAGTTTTATTATTTTATACAATTTATAATAAGGAGAAGGATTATTAAAATGAAAGAATTTATGAAACTATTAAAAAATGAAAAAGTAGAGTGAAAAACAATAGGTGAAGTTTGTGAAGTTTTAAGTGGGAAAAAACATGCAAAATATTTTAATATAAAAGAAAATGGAAAATTTCCACTATACTCTGCCAAAGTCGAAAATAATGGAGAAATTGGAAGAATTGATGAATATGATTTTGATGGAAGATACATAACATTTACAATGGTGGGTATAGCAGCGGGAACATTTTTTCTAAGAAACGGTAAGTTTTCAATAACACAAAATTGTGGATTATTATATTCTAAACATAATTTTGTGTTAACTGAATTTATTGCATTGTATTTACAAAATTTTGGAAAAAAATATGCCAAGGGGGCAACAACTAGAAAAACTTTGACAACGGGAGTAATTAAAAAAATAAAAATTCCAATACCTTCTTTAAAAACTCAAGAAAAAATAGTGCAAATTCTTGATAAACTTTCTAATTTAAAAAATGAATTAAATAAAAAATTGAAAATTGAACTTAATTCTAGAATTAAACAATATGTATATTATCGAGATAAATTATTGAGTGAAGAATATTTAAACAAAATTACATATAATTTAGTTCTCGACACACACACACACACACACACACAGCAAAATCATAATGAATTTAGTATAAATTCAAATAAGATTTTGCTTGAAAATAATAGTGAATATAAATTACAGTTAAAAATGTTAGGTGAAGTTTGTGAAATTAAAAAAGGTAAACAATTTAATAAGTCTGATATGCCGATAAATGGAAAATATCCTGTAATAAACGGCGGAGTTCTTCCTTCTGGTTTTGTTAATCAATTTAATTGTGAAAAAAATACAATAACTATTGCAGAAGGCGGTTCTTCTGGATACGTTTCATTTTTAGAAAGTGAATTTTGACTTGGTTCCCATGCTTATTCAATTGTTCCAAAAAAAGAAATTATTTCAGAATTTAAATTAAAATATGATGTATTTAATAAATTTTTATTCTATTTTCTAAAAATGAATCAATTAAATTTACAAAATATGAAAGTTGGAGCAGGGATTCCTAGTTTGCATAAAAATAACTTGAATAAGTTGGAAATTTTTATTCCTCCTTTAGAATTACAGAATAAAATTGTTGATATTTTAGATAAATTTCATGATGCAATTGAAAATTCAAAGGGATTATTACCGCAGGAAATTGAATTAAGAAAAATGCAGTATGAATATTATCGTGATAAACTACTTTCATTTGACATTGATATAACTCAAGAGAGAGAGAGAGAGAGAGAGCAAAATTCAATAGTAATACCTAATTCCTATTGAATTTTGCTTGAAAAGGCAGAAATTTCATTAAATCAATATTTTAATTCTATTAATAAAAAATTTATTTGAGAACTAACAATTTGAGATAAAAAATTTTCTGGAGTTAAATCATATAAGCAAAAAAATGTTTATAAATATAAATACTTTTTAGCTAATAAAATTAATAAATTAAAAGATGAAGATGGCAAAATAAAAATTTTAACAACTAATAAAAGCAACATTTTTGCAAATGAAAATAAATTAAAAAGCTTTATTGTTAATAGAGAGATTGTTTGCATCCCCGGAGGAGGTAATCCCATTGTTCAATATTATAATGGAAAGTTTATTACAAGCGATAATCGAATTGCAACATCAATAGACAAAAATATATTAAGCAATAAATTTTTGTATTATTATTTTGAAAATAATATTGAAAAAGTAAAAGAATTTTACAGAGGTTCAGGAATTAAGCATCCGGATATGAGTAAAATTTTAGATATGGAAATCTGATTGCCCCCTTTAGAAATTCAAAATAAAATTGTTACTATTTTAGATAAATTTCAAGATGCAATTGAACATTCAAAAGGTTTATTACCACAAGAAATTAAATTAAGAGAACAGCAGTATGAATATTATTGTGATAAATTACTTAATTTTAAAAAATAATTTTTGCATATAAATGAAATCGCCTTTTTATAAAGGTGTTTTTTATTTACTTTATTATTGATAAATTTAATTAAGTTAAAAATTAACAATAAATTTTTAATTTATTTTTTAAATAGATTAAATTAGATTAAAATTAAATAATGAAAAAGTTTATGCAGTTGTTAAAAAATGAAAAAGTAGAGTGAAAAACATTAGGCGAAGTTTGTGAAGTAAAATCTGGAGAAACAATAAGTAAACAAGTAATTTTAAAAAATCCTGGTATATATCCAGTAATTAACAGCGGAATGGCACCGCTAGGATATATTAGTTTTTGAAATGTAGAAAACGATCCTATCGGCATTACATCTAGAGGTTCTGGAGTTGGAAGCATTACTTATCAAACGGGTAGATATTTTAGAGGTAATTTAAATTATTCGGTGTCAATTAATAACCAAAAATATCTTAATACACGATTTTTATATCATTTACTTTTAAATTATCAGGGTGTTATCCGTAAAATATGTACATTTAATGCTATACCCGCATTAAATACTTCGGAATTAAAAAAAATAAAAATTCCAATACCTTCTTTAAAAACTCAGGAAAAAATAGTGCAAATTCTTGATAATCTTTCTAATTTAAAAAATGAATTAAATCAAAAATTGAAAATTGAACTCAATTCTAGAATTAAACAATATGAATATTATCGAGATAAATTATTAAGCGAAGAATATTTAAACAAAATTACATATAATTTAGCTCTCGACACACACACACACACACACACAGCAAAATCATAATGAATTTAGCATAAATTCAAATAAGATTTTGCTTGAAAATAATCAAGAATACAAATTACAGTTAAAAACATTAGGCGAAGTTTGTGAAGTAAAATCTGGAGAAACAATAAGTAAACAAGTAATTTTAAAAAATCCTGGTATATATCCAGTAATTAACAGCGGAATGGCACCGCTAGGATATATTAGTTTTTGAAATGTAGAAAACGATCCTATCGGCATTACATCTAGAGGTTCTGGAGTTGGAAGCATTACTTATCAAACGGGTAGATATTTTAGAGGTAATTTAAATTATTCGGTGTCAATTAATAACCAAAAATATCTTAATACACGATTTTTATATCATTTACTTTTAAATTATCAGGGTGTTATCCGTAAAATATGTACATTTAATGCTATACCCGCATTAAATACTTCGGAATTAAAAAAAATAAAAATTCCAATACCTTCTTTAAAAACTCAGGAAAAAATAGTGCAAATTCTTGATAATCTTTCTAATTTAAAAAATGAATTAAATCAAAAATTGAAAATTGAACTTAATTATAGAATTAAACAATATGAATATTATCGAGATAAATTACTTAATTTTAAAAAAATAATTTTTGCATATAAATGAAATCACCTTTTTATAAAGGTGTTTTTTATTTACTTTATTATTGATAAATTTAATTAAGTTAAAAATTAACAATAAATTTTTAATTTATTTTTTAAATGGGTTAAATTAGGTTAAAATTAAATAATGAAAAAGTTTATGCAGTTGTTAAAAAATGAAAAAGTAGAGTGAAAAACATTAGGCGAAGTTTGTGAAATTAAAAGAGGAAAAATAAATGCTAAATATTTTAACTACAAAGGTGATGGAAAATATCCTGTATATTCGTCTCAAACTTTTAATAACGGAGAAGTCGGAAGAACTAACGAATATGATTATGATGGAGAATATATTACTTACACAACAGATGGAGCGTATGCTGGAACTGTTTTTATTAGACAAGGAAAATTTTCTATAACAAGAAATTGTGGATTAATATATTCAAGATCAAATAAATTATTAAATAAATTTATCGGCTATTGACTAAGCGAAAATACAAAAAAATATTTACAAGGTTCAAAAGAAAGACCCAAATTAATGTCTGGTATAGTATCAAAAATAAAAATTCCAATACCTTCTTTAAAAGCTCAAGAAAAAATAGTGCAAATTCTTGATAAACTTTCTAATTTAAAAAATGAATTAAATCAAAAATTGAAAATTGAACTCAATTCTAGAATTAAACAATATGAATATTATCGTGATAAATTATTGAGTGAAGAGTATTTAAACAAAATTACATATAATTTAACTCACGACACACACACACACACGCAAAATCATAATGAATTTAGTATAAATTCAAATAAGATTTTGCCTGAAAATGCAGAAATTTCATTAGATCAATATTCTAATTCTATTAATAAAAAATTTATTTGAGAACTAACAATTTGAGATAAAAAATTTTCTGGAGTTAAATCATATAAGCAAAAAATGTTTATAAATATAAATACTTTTTAGCTAATGAAATTAATAAATTAAAAGATGAAGATGGCAAAATAAAAATTTTAACAACTAATAAAAGCAACATTTTTGCAAATGAAAATAAAGTAAAAAATTTTATTGTTGATAGAGAAATTGTTTGCATACCTTGAGGCGGAAATCCCATTGTTCAATATTATAATGGCAAGTTTATTACAAGCGATAATCGAATTGCAACATCAATAGATAAAAATATATTAAGCAATAAATTTTTGTATTATTATTTTGAAAATAATATTGAAAAAGTAAAAGAATTTTACAGGGGTTCGGGAATTAAGCATCCAGATATGAGTAAAATTTTAGATATGGAAATTTGATTGCCGCCACTAGAATTACAAAATAAAATTGTTGCTATTTTAGATAAATTTCAAGATGCAATTGAAAATTCAAAGGGATTATTACCACAAGAAATTGAATTAAGAAAAATGCAGTATGAATATTATCGTGATAAACTACTTTCATTTGATATTGACATAACTCCAGAGAGAGAGAGAGAGAGAGAGAGACAAAATTCAATAGAAATACCTAATTCCTATTGAATTTTGCTTGAACAGGCAATTGAATATATAAAAAATAAAATTTATAAAAAAATTATTTATTTAAAACTACGTGATAAAACAATCACCAATTCCATTAATACCGGTTTAAATCCAAGAAATAATTTTAATTTAAATGATGAATCAAATGAAAAATTAGTAGCTTGATACATAACAACAAAAGATTATTCGGAAAACCAAGAAATAATATTTGATATTAATAAAACTGCTAAAATAACAGAAGCCGCTAGAAAATTAATTAATAAAAGAAGTAAATTAGAGAAAAATGATATTCTATTTTCTGGTATAGGAACAGTAGGAAAAGTTGCACTTGTTGATTTTGAACCTTATAATTTTGATATTAGCGAATCTACTTATGCAATTAAAGTAAATCAAAATAATATAATGCCAAAGTTTTTGATGCATTATTTAAGATCTTCAATAGTTCAAAATCAAATTTTCAAAGATTTAAAAGGTAGTACCTTAAAAGGTATTAGAAAAGTTCAACTAGAAAACTTATTAATTCCAATTATACCTCTAGAAATTCAAAATAAAATTGTTAATATTTTAGATAAATTTCAAAAGGCAATTGAACATTCAAAGGGGTTATTACCACAAGAAATTAAATTAAGAGAACAGCAGTATGAATATTATTGTGATAAATTACTTAATTTTAAAAAATAATTTTTTTGCATATAAATGAAATCACCTTTTTATAAAGGTGTTTTTTATTTACTTTATTATTGATAAATTTAATTAAGTTAAAAATTAACAATAAATTTTTAATTTATTTTTTAAATGGGTTAAATTAGGTTAAAATTAAATAATGAAAAAGTTTATGCAGTTGTTAAAAAATGAAAAAGTAGAGTGAAAAACATTAGGCGAAGTTTGTGAAATTAAAAGAGGAAAAATAAATGCTAAATATTTTAACTACAAAGGTGATGGAAAATATCCTGTATATTCGTCTCAAACTTTTAATAACGGAGAAGTCGGAAGAACTAACGAATATGATTATGATGGAGAATATATTACTTACACAACAGATGGAGCGTATGCTGGAACTGTTTTTATTAGACAAGGAAAATTTTCTATAACAAGAAATTGTGGATTAATATATTCAAGATCAAATAAATTATTAAATAAATTTATCGGCTATTGACTAAGCGAAAATACAAAAAAATATTTACAAGGTTCAAAAGAAAGACCCAAATTAATGTCTGGTATAGTATCAAAAATAAAAATTCCAATACCTTCTTTAAAAGCTCAAGAAAAAATAGTGCAAATTCTTGATAAGCTTTCTAATTTAAAAAATGAATTAAATCAAAAATTGAAAATTGAACTCAATTCTAGAATTAAACAATATGAATATTATCGTGATAAATTATTGAGTGAAGAGTATTTAAACAAAATTACATATAATTTAACTCACGACACACACACACACACACACACAGCAAAATCATAATGAATTTAGTATAAATTCAAATAAGATTTTGCCTGAAAATGCAGAAATTTCATTAGATCAATATTCTAATTCTATTAATAAAAAATTTATTTGAGAACTAACAATTTGAGATAAAAATTTTCTGGAGTTAAATCATATAAGCAAAAAAATGTTTATAAATATAAATACTTTTTTAGCTAATGAAATTAATAAATTAAAAGATGAAGATGGCAAAATAAAAATTTTAACAACTAATAAAAGCAACATTTTTGCAAATGAAAATAAAGTAAAAATTTTATTGTTGATAGAGAAATTGTTTGCATACCTTGAGGCGGAAATCCCATTGTTCAATATTATAATGGCAAGTTTATTACAAGCGATAATCGAATTGCAACATCAATAGATAAAAATATATTAAGCAATAAATTTTTGTATTATTATTTTGAAAATAATATTGAAAAAGTAAAAGAATTTTACAGGGGTTCGGGAATTAAGCATCCAGATATGAGTAAAATTTTAGATATGGAAATTTGATTGCCGCCACTAGAATTACAAAATAAAATTGTTGCTATTTTAGATAAATTTCAAGATGCAATTGAAAATTCAAAGGGATTATTACCACAAGAAATTGAATTAAGAAAAATGCAGTATGAATATTATCGTGATAAACTACTTTCATTTGATATTGACATAACTCCAGAGAGAGAGAGAGAGAGAGAGAGAGAGCAAAATTCAATAGAAATACCTAATTCCTATTGAATTTTGCTTGAACAGGCAATTGAATATATAAAAAATAAAATTTATAAAAAAATTATTTATTTAAAACTACGTGATAAAACAATCACCAATTCCATTAATACCGGTTTAAATCCAAGAAATAATTTTAATTTAAATGATGAATCAAATGAAAAATTAGTAGCTTGATACATAACAACAAAAGATTATTCGGAAAACCAAGAAATAATATTTGATATTAATAAAACTGCTAAAATAACAGAAGTCGCTAGAAAATTAATTAATAAAAGAAGTAAATTAGAGAAAAATGATATTCTATTTTCTGGTATAGGAACAGTAGGAAAAGTTGCACTTGTTGATTTTGAACCTTATAATTTTGATATTAGCGAGATCTACTTATGCAATTAAAGTAAATCAAAATAATATAATGCCAAAGTTTTTGATGCATTATTTAAGATCTTCAATAGTTCAAAATCAAATTTTCAAAGATTTAAAAGGTAGTACCTTAAAAGGTATTAGAAAAGTTCAACTAGAAAACTTATTAATTCCAATTATACCTCTAGAAATTCAAAATAAAATTGTTAATATTTTAGATAAATTTCAAAAGGCAATTGAACATTCAAA
This window harbors:
- a CDS encoding restriction endonuclease subunit S, which produces MKDEDGKIKILTTNKSNIFANENKVKNFIVDREIVCIPWGGNPIVQYYNGKFITSDNRIATSIDKNILSNKFLYYYFENNIEKVKEFYRGSGIKHPDMSKILDMEIWLPPLELQNKIVAILDKFQDAIENSKGLLPQEIELRKMQYEYYRDKLLSFDIDITPERERERERQNSIEIPNSYWILLEQAIEYIKNKIYKKIIYLKLRDKTITNSINTGLNPRNNFNLNDESNEKLVAWYITTKDYSENQEIIFDINKTAKITEAARKLINKRSKLEKNDILFSGIGTVGKVALVDFEPYNFDISESTYAIKVNQNNIMPKFLMHYLRSSIVQNQIFKDLKGSTLKGIRKVQLENLLIPIIPLEIQNKIVNILDKFQKAIEHSKGLLPQEIKLREQQYEYYCDKLLNFKK
- a CDS encoding restriction endonuclease subunit S — encoded protein: MKKFMQLLKNEKVEWKTLGEVCEIKRGKINAKYFNYKGDGKYPVYSSQTFNNGEVGRTNEYDYDGEYITYTTDGAYAGTVFIRQGKFSITRNCGLIYSRSNKLLNKFIGYWLSENTKKYLQGSKERPKLMSGIVSKIKIPIPSLKAQEKIVQILDKLSNLKNELNQKLKIELNSRIKQYEYYRDKLLSEEYLNKITYNLTHDTHTHTHTAKS
- a CDS encoding restriction endonuclease subunit S yields the protein MDKNILSNKFLYYYFENNIEKVKEFYRGSGIKHPDMSKILDMEIWLPPLELQNKIVAILDKFQDAIENSKGLLPQEIELRKMQYEYYRDKLLSFDIDITPEREREREREQNSIEIPNSYWILLEQAIEYIKNKIYKKIIYLKLRDKTITNSINTGLNPRNNFNLNDESNEKLVAWYITTKDYSENQEIIFDINKTAKITEVARKLINKRSKLEKNDILFSGIGTVGKVALVDFEPYNFDISEIYLCN
- a CDS encoding restriction endonuclease subunit S, with the protein product MPKFLMHYLRSSIVQNQIFKDLKGSTLKGIRKVQLENLLIPIIPLEIQNKIVNILDKFQKAIEHSKGLLPQEIKLREQQYEYYCDKLLNFKK